The following proteins are encoded in a genomic region of Streptomyces sp. NBC_01723:
- a CDS encoding spermidine synthase, with translation MNQAIPVSRVTDHGTAKLMPDVDRRRAWLLTVDGAPQSYVDLDEPAHLEFEYTRRLGHVLDTVAEPGRALDVLHLGGGAFTLPRYLAATRPGSRQDVVEVDRGLLDLVAEHLPLPDGADITAHGADARAWLAAAPADSADVLVADVFGGSRVPAQLTSVEYAREAARVLRADGVYVANLADGAPFGFLRGQLAGFATLFGELALIAEPGVLRGRRFGNAVLIAAGRPLDIPALARRTAADAFPARVEHGAALRDFIGGARPVRDADAVPSPEPPAGAFGIG, from the coding sequence GTGAACCAAGCCATCCCCGTAAGCCGCGTCACCGACCACGGCACCGCCAAGCTCATGCCCGACGTCGACCGGCGGCGGGCCTGGCTGCTCACCGTGGACGGGGCGCCGCAGTCCTACGTCGACCTGGACGAGCCGGCGCACCTGGAGTTCGAGTACACGCGCCGGCTCGGCCACGTCCTGGACACCGTGGCCGAGCCGGGCCGCGCGCTGGACGTGCTGCACCTCGGCGGCGGCGCGTTCACCCTGCCGCGGTACCTGGCCGCCACCCGGCCCGGGTCGCGCCAGGACGTCGTGGAGGTGGACCGGGGGCTGCTGGACCTGGTCGCCGAGCACCTGCCGCTGCCGGACGGCGCGGACATCACCGCGCACGGCGCCGACGCCCGCGCCTGGCTGGCCGCGGCCCCCGCGGACTCGGCCGACGTGCTGGTCGCCGACGTCTTCGGGGGCTCACGCGTGCCGGCGCAGCTGACCTCCGTCGAGTACGCCCGCGAGGCGGCACGGGTCCTGCGCGCCGACGGCGTGTACGTGGCCAACCTCGCCGACGGGGCGCCGTTCGGCTTCCTGCGCGGCCAGCTGGCCGGCTTCGCCACGCTCTTCGGGGAACTGGCGCTGATCGCCGAACCGGGGGTGCTGCGCGGGCGCCGGTTCGGCAACGCGGTCCTCATCGCCGCGGGCCGGCCCCTGGACATCCCGGCGCTGGCCCGGCGCACCGCCGCCGACGCCTTCCCGGCCAGGGTCGAACACGGGGCGGCCCTGCGGGACTTCATCGGCGGCGCGCGGCCGGTGCGGGACGCGGACGCCGTACCGTCGCCCGAGCCTCCCGCCGGGGCGTTCGGCATCGGCTGA
- the tuf gene encoding elongation factor Tu, with product MSKTAYVRTKPHLNIGTMGHVDHGKTTLTAAITKVLAERGAGTFVPFDRIDRAPEEAARGITINIAHVEYETDTRHYAHVDMPGHADYVKNMVTGAAQLDGAILVVSALDGIMPQTAEHVLLARQVGVDHIVVALNKADAVGDGDDAVLADLVELEVRELLTAHGYGGDSVPVVRVSGLRALEGDPRWTASVEALLDAVDTYVPMPERYLDAPFLLSVENVLTITGRGTVVTGAVERGTIRVGDRVEVLGASVETVVTGLETFGKPMEEAQAGDNVALLLRGVGRDAVRRGHVVAAPGSVVPARRFSARVYVLSAREGGRSTPVATGYRPQFYIRTADVVGDVDLGEVAVARPGDTVTMTVELGRDVPLETGLGFAIREGGRTVGAGTVTAVG from the coding sequence ATGTCCAAGACGGCGTACGTCCGCACCAAACCGCATCTGAACATCGGCACGATGGGCCATGTCGACCATGGCAAGACCACCCTGACCGCCGCCATCACCAAGGTCCTCGCCGAGCGCGGCGCCGGCACGTTCGTGCCGTTCGACCGCATCGACCGGGCCCCTGAGGAGGCGGCGCGCGGCATCACCATCAACATCGCGCACGTCGAGTACGAGACCGACACCCGGCACTACGCGCACGTCGACATGCCCGGCCACGCCGACTACGTCAAGAACATGGTCACCGGCGCCGCCCAGCTCGACGGGGCGATCCTCGTCGTGTCCGCGCTGGACGGGATCATGCCGCAGACCGCCGAACACGTCCTGCTCGCCCGGCAGGTGGGCGTCGACCACATCGTGGTCGCGCTCAACAAGGCCGACGCCGTCGGAGACGGCGACGACGCGGTGCTGGCCGACCTCGTCGAACTGGAGGTCCGCGAGCTGCTCACCGCGCACGGCTACGGCGGCGACTCGGTGCCCGTCGTGCGGGTCTCGGGACTGAGGGCCCTGGAGGGCGACCCCCGGTGGACGGCGTCCGTCGAGGCGCTGCTCGACGCCGTGGACACCTACGTGCCCATGCCGGAGCGGTACTTGGACGCGCCGTTCCTGCTGTCGGTGGAGAACGTGCTCACCATCACCGGCCGCGGCACGGTCGTCACCGGCGCGGTCGAGCGCGGCACGATCCGCGTCGGCGACCGGGTCGAGGTGCTCGGGGCGTCCGTCGAGACGGTGGTCACCGGTCTGGAGACCTTCGGCAAGCCGATGGAGGAGGCCCAGGCCGGGGACAACGTCGCGCTGCTGCTGCGAGGTGTCGGCCGCGACGCCGTGCGCCGGGGGCACGTGGTCGCCGCGCCCGGCAGCGTCGTGCCCGCGCGGCGCTTCTCGGCGCGGGTGTACGTGTTGTCGGCGCGGGAGGGAGGGCGTTCGACACCCGTCGCCACGGGGTATCGGCCGCAGTTCTACATCCGTACGGCTGATGTCGTCGGAGACGTCGATCTCGGGGAGGTGGCCGTGGCGCGGCCCGGGGACACGGTCACGATGACGGTGGAGCTGGGGCGGGATGTGCCGTTGGAGACCGGGCTCGGGTTCGCGATCCGTGAGGGGGGACGGACCGTGGGGGCGGGAACCGTGACGGCCGTCGGGTGA
- a CDS encoding TVP38/TMEM64 family protein, whose product MLDATTRSGGTATVTPRTAATELAVATAGGPVPPAAPTGFAARVTRVLLSPWSRLSLLVALLASAATTVLLFQPQQLLTDGWPPQLGGAAAAVAYAVAYGLCTVAFVPRPLLNLAAGALFGSQLGLASALAGTVLGAGIAFCLGRVLGQEALRPLLRGKWLRAADGQLSRHGFRSMLAARLFPGVPFAAANYCAAVSRMGLLPFLLATGLGSIPNTAAYVVAGARASTPTSPAFLIALACIALPGLAGAAVAWRKRHRLRGH is encoded by the coding sequence ATGCTCGATGCCACCACCCGCTCTGGGGGCACCGCCACGGTCACTCCCCGGACCGCCGCAACGGAGCTCGCCGTCGCCACCGCCGGCGGGCCGGTCCCACCGGCCGCACCGACCGGGTTCGCCGCCCGCGTGACCAGAGTCCTGCTCTCGCCGTGGTCCCGGCTCTCCCTGCTCGTCGCCCTGCTGGCCTCGGCCGCGACCACGGTCCTGCTCTTCCAGCCGCAGCAGTTGCTCACCGACGGCTGGCCGCCACAGCTCGGTGGAGCCGCGGCGGCCGTCGCCTACGCGGTGGCCTACGGGCTGTGCACCGTCGCCTTCGTGCCGCGTCCGCTGCTGAACCTGGCCGCGGGTGCGCTGTTCGGCTCGCAGCTCGGCCTCGCCTCCGCGCTGGCGGGAACGGTGCTCGGCGCCGGGATCGCCTTCTGCCTGGGCCGGGTACTGGGCCAGGAGGCGCTGCGTCCGCTGCTGCGGGGCAAGTGGCTGAGGGCCGCGGACGGGCAGCTCAGCCGGCACGGCTTCCGCTCGATGCTGGCGGCCCGGCTGTTCCCCGGGGTGCCGTTCGCCGCGGCCAACTACTGCGCGGCGGTGTCCCGCATGGGCCTGCTCCCCTTCCTCCTGGCGACGGGACTGGGGTCCATCCCCAACACCGCCGCCTACGTGGTCGCCGGGGCCCGCGCCTCGACACCGACGTCTCCGGCCTTCCTGATCGCGCTGGCCTGCATCGCCCTGCCGGGGCTTGCCGGCGCGGCGGTGGCCTGGCGCAAGCGCCACCGGCTGCGCGGGCACTGA
- a CDS encoding thiolase family protein codes for MREAVVVEAVRTPMGKGRPNGALAHVHPVELLAHTLRTLVERSGVDPALIDDVIGGTVDQVGEQAMNTTRYALLSAGFPESVPATTVDRQCGSSQQAVHFAAQGVMAGAYDLVVACGVESMSRVPMWSNVPAGADPFGPGVAARYPDGLVPQGISAELIAAKWSLSRERMDAFAVSSHRKAAAAWESGRFDAEIAPLDGVSRDECVRPASSVEVLAGLRPAYHDPAFAERFPQIEWNVTAGNASPVNDGASAVLITSAETAARLGLRPLARLHSFAVTGSDPLLMLTGVIPATEKVLRRASLSLGDIDLFEVNEAFASVVLAWQQETGADLDKVNVHGGAIALGHPLGASGTRLTTTLVHALRERGARYGLQTMCEAGGLANAMILEAV; via the coding sequence ATGCGTGAAGCAGTCGTCGTCGAAGCCGTACGCACCCCGATGGGCAAGGGCAGGCCGAACGGCGCCCTCGCCCACGTCCACCCCGTGGAACTCCTCGCGCACACGCTGCGCACCCTCGTCGAGCGGTCCGGCGTCGACCCGGCGCTGATCGACGACGTCATCGGCGGCACCGTCGACCAGGTCGGCGAGCAGGCGATGAACACCACCCGCTACGCCCTGCTGTCCGCCGGCTTCCCCGAGTCCGTGCCCGCGACCACCGTGGACCGGCAGTGCGGCTCCTCCCAGCAGGCCGTCCACTTCGCCGCGCAGGGTGTCATGGCCGGGGCGTACGACCTGGTCGTCGCCTGCGGGGTCGAGTCGATGAGCCGCGTCCCGATGTGGTCGAACGTGCCGGCCGGCGCGGACCCCTTCGGCCCCGGCGTCGCGGCCCGCTACCCGGACGGACTCGTCCCGCAGGGCATCAGCGCCGAACTGATCGCCGCCAAGTGGTCGCTCTCCCGGGAGCGGATGGACGCCTTCGCCGTCTCCTCGCACCGGAAGGCCGCCGCGGCCTGGGAGTCGGGGCGCTTCGACGCCGAGATCGCGCCCCTGGACGGTGTCTCGCGCGACGAGTGCGTACGCCCCGCGAGCAGCGTGGAGGTCCTCGCCGGTCTCCGGCCCGCTTACCACGACCCGGCCTTCGCCGAGCGCTTCCCGCAGATCGAGTGGAACGTCACCGCGGGTAACGCCAGCCCGGTCAACGACGGCGCCTCGGCCGTGCTGATCACCTCGGCCGAGACCGCCGCCCGCCTCGGCCTGCGCCCGCTCGCCCGCCTGCACAGCTTCGCCGTCACCGGCTCCGACCCGCTGCTGATGCTGACGGGCGTGATCCCCGCCACCGAGAAGGTGCTGCGCCGGGCGTCGCTCTCCCTGGGGGACATCGACCTGTTCGAGGTCAACGAGGCGTTCGCGAGCGTGGTGCTGGCCTGGCAGCAGGAGACCGGCGCCGACCTCGACAAGGTCAACGTGCACGGCGGGGCCATCGCGCTGGGCCACCCCCTCGGCGCCAGCGGCACCCGGCTGACCACCACCCTCGTCCACGCCCTCAGGGAGCGCGGAGCGCGCTACGGGCTCCAGACCATGTGCGAGGCGGGCGGCCTCGCCAACGCCATGATCCTGGAGGCCGTGTAA
- a CDS encoding winged helix-turn-helix transcriptional regulator gives MAAAPKNPRPCSIADTLALVGEKYSLLVLREVCLGNGRFDQLVRNTGAPRDILATRLRRLLDAGILTKQPYSERPQRFEYRPTRAGLELEPVLMTLMAWGDRHLRADDDRPMVIEHVCGSELVPRITCRACGDTVRHEDLTAHPQADGWTVTGPTAA, from the coding sequence ATGGCCGCCGCCCCCAAGAACCCGCGACCCTGCTCGATCGCCGACACCCTGGCGCTCGTCGGGGAGAAGTACTCCCTGCTCGTCCTGCGTGAGGTCTGCCTCGGCAACGGCCGCTTCGACCAGCTGGTCCGCAACACCGGCGCCCCGCGCGACATCCTCGCCACCCGGCTGCGGCGGCTCCTGGACGCGGGCATCCTGACCAAGCAGCCGTACAGCGAGCGCCCGCAGCGCTTCGAGTACCGGCCGACCCGGGCGGGACTGGAGCTGGAACCGGTACTGATGACCCTCATGGCCTGGGGCGACCGGCACCTGCGCGCGGACGACGACCGCCCCATGGTGATCGAGCACGTCTGCGGCAGCGAGCTGGTCCCGCGGATCACCTGCCGCGCCTGCGGCGACACCGTCCGGCACGAGGACCTGACCGCCCATCCGCAGGCCGACGGCTGGACCGTGACGGGCCCGACGGCCGCCTAG
- a CDS encoding undecaprenyl-diphosphate phosphatase, translated as MSWFESLILGLVQGLTEFLPVSSSAHLRLTAAFSGWHDPGAAFTAITQIGTEAAVLIYFRKDIGRIISAWTRSLTDKSMRHNPDARMGWLVIVGSIPIGVLGLTLKDQIEGPFRDLRITATMLIVVGVIIGIADRMAARDEKGGRHRAPRARKELENLTVRDGLIYGVCQAAALIPGVSRSGATISGGLFMGYRREAAARYSFLLAIPAVLASGLFELTDAMESDHVSWGPTLFATVIAFGTGYAVIAWFMKFISTKSFMPFVWYRIALGIVIIALVSTGALSPHAAESAG; from the coding sequence ATGTCTTGGTTCGAATCACTCATCCTCGGACTCGTCCAGGGGCTGACCGAGTTCCTCCCCGTGTCCTCCAGCGCGCACCTGCGCCTGACGGCGGCGTTCTCCGGCTGGCACGACCCGGGCGCCGCCTTCACGGCGATCACGCAGATCGGCACCGAGGCCGCGGTCCTCATCTACTTCCGCAAGGACATCGGGCGCATCATCTCGGCGTGGACACGGTCGCTGACCGACAAGTCGATGCGCCACAACCCCGACGCGCGCATGGGCTGGCTGGTGATCGTCGGCTCGATCCCGATCGGCGTGCTCGGCCTGACGCTGAAGGACCAGATCGAGGGGCCCTTCCGCGACCTGCGGATCACCGCGACGATGCTGATCGTCGTCGGTGTGATCATCGGCATCGCGGACCGGATGGCCGCGCGGGACGAGAAGGGCGGCCGGCACCGCGCTCCCCGCGCGCGCAAGGAGCTGGAGAACCTGACCGTCCGGGACGGCCTGATCTACGGCGTCTGCCAGGCGGCGGCCCTCATCCCGGGCGTCTCCCGGTCCGGGGCCACGATCAGCGGCGGCCTCTTCATGGGCTACCGGCGCGAGGCGGCGGCCCGGTACTCGTTCCTGCTCGCGATCCCGGCGGTGCTCGCCTCCGGGCTGTTCGAGCTGACGGACGCGATGGAGAGCGACCACGTCTCCTGGGGGCCGACGCTGTTCGCGACGGTCATCGCCTTCGGCACCGGATACGCGGTGATCGCCTGGTTCATGAAGTTCATCTCCACGAAGAGCTTCATGCCGTTCGTCTGGTACCGCATCGCGCTCGGCATCGTCATCATCGCCCTGGTCAGCACCGGCGCCCTCAGCCCGCACGCCGCGGAGTCGGCGGGCTGA
- a CDS encoding SDR family oxidoreductase: protein MNRPITVVTGGSRGIGAATCLRLAADGHDLAVGYARDSAAAEAVVSGVREAGGRAVAVRADTAVEADVERLFDVAEERLGPVTGLVNNAAVTGPLGRLADSDTADLRRVLDVNLLGVLLCARRAARLMTARGSGVIVNVSSGAATLGSPGEYVHYAAAKAGVDTLTLGLAKELGPDGVRVNAVAPGVIDTEMHAAAGAPDRARRMGAAVPMGRAGRAEEIAAAISWLMSPDASYTTGTVLRVAGGR, encoded by the coding sequence ATGAACCGACCCATCACCGTGGTCACCGGCGGCAGCCGTGGCATCGGCGCGGCGACCTGTCTGCGCCTCGCGGCGGACGGGCACGACCTGGCCGTGGGCTACGCGCGGGACTCGGCGGCCGCCGAAGCCGTCGTCTCGGGCGTGCGCGAGGCGGGCGGACGCGCGGTGGCGGTGCGCGCGGACACCGCGGTCGAGGCCGACGTCGAGCGCCTCTTCGACGTGGCGGAGGAACGGCTCGGGCCGGTGACGGGCCTGGTGAACAACGCGGCCGTGACCGGGCCGCTGGGGCGCCTCGCCGACAGCGACACCGCCGACCTGCGCCGGGTCCTGGACGTCAACCTGCTCGGGGTGCTGCTGTGCGCCCGGCGTGCCGCGCGGCTCATGACGGCGCGGGGGAGCGGTGTGATCGTGAACGTCTCGTCGGGCGCCGCGACCCTCGGCAGCCCGGGGGAGTACGTCCACTACGCGGCGGCCAAGGCGGGCGTCGACACGCTGACGCTGGGCCTGGCCAAGGAGCTGGGGCCGGACGGCGTCCGGGTCAACGCGGTCGCGCCCGGCGTCATCGACACCGAGATGCACGCGGCGGCGGGCGCGCCGGACCGGGCGCGGCGGATGGGGGCGGCGGTGCCGATGGGCCGTGCCGGACGGGCGGAGGAGATCGCGGCGGCGATCTCCTGGCTGATGTCGCCCGACGCCTCGTACACGACGGGGACGGTGCTCCGGGTGGCCGGCGGGCGCTGA
- the lnt gene encoding apolipoprotein N-acyltransferase: MKTLDRRLASPWWRSAAAVLAGALPVLAFPGPALWWWAWFALVPWILLARTAPTGKRAAYDGWCAGFGFMLAMHHWLLPNLHVFTFVIAALLGALWAPWGWLVRRLLGGAPSAGRVAVALLVLPSGWLAAELVRSWQGLGGPWGMLGSSQWEVAPALRLASVGGVWLLSFLVVAVNVALAVLVAVRRARVPALAGLVATAAATSAAWVWSPRPDTDERAAIAVVQPGVVEGAASADRRFDREEQLTRGLTDRDLDLIVWGESSVGFDLDDRPDLARRLAALSRETGAEILVNVDARRSDKPGIYKSSVLVGPDGPTGDRYDKMRLVPFGEYVPARSLLGWATSVGEAAGEDRRRGTEQVVMKVGDGLRIGPMVCFESAFPDMSRQLAADGAEVLVAQSSTSTFQHTWAPEQHASLAALRAAETGRPMVHATLTGVSAVYDANGKRIGSWLGTDASTARVYELPLTHGTTPYVRLGDWTVHAALVILAAWGAGEGVRAVRLRRNARGPRVPPARTDRGSPARPGH; this comes from the coding sequence ATGAAGACGCTCGACCGCCGGCTCGCCTCCCCGTGGTGGCGCTCGGCCGCCGCCGTGCTCGCCGGAGCGCTGCCCGTACTCGCCTTCCCGGGCCCCGCCCTGTGGTGGTGGGCCTGGTTCGCGCTGGTCCCCTGGATCCTGCTGGCCCGCACCGCCCCGACCGGGAAGCGGGCGGCGTACGACGGGTGGTGCGCCGGCTTCGGCTTCATGCTCGCCATGCACCACTGGCTGCTGCCGAACCTGCACGTGTTCACCTTCGTGATCGCGGCGCTGCTCGGCGCGCTGTGGGCGCCCTGGGGCTGGCTGGTGCGGCGGCTGCTGGGCGGCGCACCCTCGGCCGGCCGGGTCGCGGTGGCGCTCCTGGTACTGCCGTCGGGCTGGCTGGCCGCGGAACTGGTCCGCTCCTGGCAGGGGCTCGGCGGCCCCTGGGGGATGCTCGGCTCCAGCCAGTGGGAGGTGGCCCCGGCGCTGCGGCTGGCCTCGGTCGGCGGGGTCTGGCTGCTGAGCTTCCTGGTGGTGGCGGTGAACGTCGCCCTCGCCGTGCTCGTCGCCGTCCGCCGGGCGCGGGTGCCCGCGCTGGCCGGGCTCGTCGCCACCGCGGCCGCCACCTCCGCGGCCTGGGTCTGGTCGCCGCGCCCCGACACCGACGAGCGCGCCGCGATCGCCGTGGTGCAGCCCGGCGTCGTGGAGGGCGCGGCCAGCGCCGACCGGCGCTTCGACCGCGAGGAACAGCTCACCCGCGGGCTCACCGACCGGGACCTCGATCTGATCGTCTGGGGCGAGAGCAGCGTCGGCTTCGACCTGGACGACCGGCCCGACCTGGCCCGCCGGCTTGCGGCGCTGTCCCGGGAGACCGGCGCGGAGATCCTCGTCAACGTGGACGCGCGGCGCTCGGACAAGCCGGGCATCTACAAGAGTTCGGTGCTGGTCGGCCCCGACGGCCCGACCGGCGACCGGTACGACAAGATGCGGCTGGTGCCCTTCGGGGAGTACGTGCCGGCCCGCTCCCTGCTCGGCTGGGCCACCTCCGTCGGCGAGGCGGCGGGCGAGGACCGCAGGCGGGGCACCGAGCAGGTGGTGATGAAGGTCGGGGACGGGCTGCGGATCGGCCCGATGGTGTGCTTCGAGAGCGCCTTTCCCGACATGAGCCGCCAGCTGGCCGCCGACGGCGCGGAGGTGCTGGTCGCCCAGTCGTCGACGTCGACGTTCCAGCACACCTGGGCTCCCGAGCAGCACGCCTCGCTCGCCGCGCTGCGCGCCGCGGAGACCGGCCGGCCGATGGTGCACGCGACGCTGACCGGCGTCTCCGCCGTGTACGACGCGAACGGGAAGCGGATCGGCTCCTGGCTCGGCACCGACGCGAGCACCGCGCGGGTGTACGAGCTCCCCCTCACGCACGGCACCACGCCGTACGTGCGTCTCGGCGACTGGACCGTGCACGCGGCGCTGGTGATCCTCGCGGCGTGGGGCGCCGGCGAGGGCGTTCGGGCGGTGCGGCTCAGGCGGAACGCTCGTGGACCGCGCGTACCACCCGCTCGCACAGATCGTGGGTCTCCAGCGCGTCCCGGGCACTGA
- a CDS encoding Gfo/Idh/MocA family protein, whose product MKVGCIGLGDIARKAYLPVLSALPGAELHLQTRTPATLTRVADGLRLPETQRHADLGSLLAQGLDAAFVHAPTAVHPEIVTGLLEAGVPTYVDKPLAYELADSERLVALAEERRTSLAVGFNRRYAPGYAQCAEHPRELILMQKNRTGLPEEPRTMILDDFIHVVDTLRFLVPGPVDDVTVRARVQDGLLHHVVLQLAGEGFTALGVMNRLSGSAEEILEVSGQDTKRQVVNLAEVIDHKGQPTVRRRGDWVPVARQRGIEQAVLAFLDAVRAGRVLSARDALETHDLCERVVRAVHERSA is encoded by the coding sequence GTGAAGGTCGGCTGCATCGGACTCGGCGACATCGCGCGGAAGGCGTACCTGCCGGTGCTCTCCGCCCTGCCGGGGGCCGAACTGCACCTGCAGACCCGCACCCCCGCCACCCTCACCCGGGTCGCCGACGGACTGCGCCTGCCCGAGACCCAGCGCCACGCCGACCTCGGCTCACTGCTCGCCCAGGGCCTCGACGCCGCGTTCGTGCACGCGCCGACCGCCGTCCACCCCGAGATCGTGACCGGGCTCCTGGAAGCCGGCGTCCCGACCTACGTCGACAAGCCGCTCGCCTACGAACTCGCCGATTCCGAACGGCTGGTGGCCCTCGCCGAGGAGCGGCGGACCAGCCTCGCCGTCGGCTTCAACCGCCGTTACGCGCCCGGGTACGCGCAGTGCGCCGAGCACCCGCGCGAGTTGATCCTCATGCAGAAGAACCGCACCGGGCTGCCCGAGGAACCGCGCACGATGATCCTCGACGACTTCATCCACGTCGTGGACACGCTCCGCTTCCTGGTACCGGGACCGGTCGACGACGTGACCGTGCGTGCCCGCGTCCAGGACGGCCTCCTGCACCACGTCGTGCTCCAGCTTGCCGGGGAGGGCTTCACCGCGCTCGGCGTCATGAACCGCCTCAGCGGTTCGGCGGAGGAGATCCTTGAGGTCTCCGGCCAGGACACCAAGCGCCAGGTGGTCAACCTCGCCGAGGTGATCGACCACAAGGGCCAGCCGACCGTGCGGCGGCGCGGCGACTGGGTGCCGGTCGCCCGGCAGCGCGGCATCGAGCAGGCGGTGCTCGCCTTCCTCGACGCGGTGCGCGCGGGGCGGGTGCTCAGTGCCCGGGACGCGCTGGAGACCCACGATCTGTGCGAGCGGGTGGTACGCGCGGTCCACGAGCGTTCCGCCTGA
- a CDS encoding FAD-dependent monooxygenase, with amino-acid sequence MARTRRAVVIGGGIGGLTAAVALHQDGLRVTVLERAPSLRPIGAAISLSPNALRALDVIGLGDEIRDLAAWQGDGGLRTPGGRWLSRSSAEAAAARFGGPLVLLHRATLIDRLSERLPPDAVRTAADAMLTDPGDHDRPARVRTADGEWEADLVVAADGIHSAVRRTLFPDHPGTVYSGFTTWRVVIPLPGVEFASHETWGRGRIWGTHPLKDGRAYAYAAAVTAAGGHAADERAELLHRYGDWHDPIPAVLAAARPEDVLRHDVHHIAAPLPAYHRGRVALLGDAAHAMPPNLGQGGNQAVEDAVVLAHHSRDLAAYTAARQPRAGAVARQAVRVARLNLMTSRAGIAARDAALLALSRAAPGLFLRGFDGIADWRPPQPPYASARTRTGER; translated from the coding sequence ATGGCACGGACAAGGCGGGCCGTCGTGATCGGCGGTGGCATCGGTGGCCTCACCGCGGCGGTGGCCCTGCACCAGGACGGACTGCGGGTCACCGTCCTGGAGCGGGCCCCCTCCCTGCGGCCGATCGGCGCGGCCATCTCCCTGTCGCCCAACGCCCTGCGCGCGCTGGACGTCATCGGCCTCGGCGACGAGATCCGCGACCTCGCCGCCTGGCAGGGCGACGGAGGACTGCGCACCCCGGGCGGACGCTGGCTCTCCCGGTCCAGCGCGGAGGCCGCCGCGGCCCGGTTCGGCGGCCCGCTGGTGCTGCTGCACCGGGCCACCCTCATCGACCGCCTGTCCGAGCGGCTGCCCCCGGACGCCGTCCGCACGGCCGCCGACGCGATGCTCACCGACCCCGGCGACCACGACCGCCCGGCCAGGGTGCGCACCGCGGACGGCGAGTGGGAGGCCGACCTGGTCGTCGCCGCCGACGGCATCCACTCCGCCGTACGCCGCACCCTGTTCCCGGACCACCCCGGCACCGTCTACTCCGGCTTCACCACCTGGCGGGTCGTGATCCCGCTGCCCGGCGTCGAGTTCGCCTCCCACGAGACGTGGGGGCGGGGCCGCATCTGGGGCACACACCCGCTCAAGGACGGCCGGGCCTACGCCTACGCCGCCGCCGTCACCGCGGCCGGCGGACACGCGGCGGACGAGCGGGCGGAGCTGCTGCACCGCTACGGCGACTGGCACGACCCGATTCCCGCGGTGCTCGCCGCGGCCCGCCCCGAGGACGTCCTGCGGCACGACGTGCACCACATCGCCGCACCGCTGCCCGCCTACCACCGCGGCCGGGTCGCCCTGCTCGGCGACGCCGCGCACGCCATGCCGCCCAACCTCGGGCAGGGCGGCAATCAGGCCGTCGAGGACGCGGTCGTCCTCGCCCACCACAGCCGGGACCTCGCCGCCTACACGGCCGCCCGGCAGCCCCGGGCCGGTGCCGTCGCCCGCCAGGCCGTCCGGGTCGCCCGTCTCAACCTGATGACCAGCCGGGCCGGGATCGCGGCCCGTGACGCCGCGCTGCTCGCGCTGTCCAGGGCGGCACCCGGCCTCTTCCTGCGGGGCTTCGACGGCATCGCCGACTGGCGGCCACCGCAGCCCCCGTATGCTTCAGCGCGGACCCGGACCGGCGAACGATAG
- a CDS encoding TetR/AcrR family transcriptional regulator: protein MPPSTPASAAPATPAAASRADLVADAALALLAERGMRGLTHRAVDETAGLPQGSTSNLARTRQALLELAVRRLADREERVLALHEMPDPRAGLDSLVDALALATHRALTLNRELTLARYELALEATRRPELRAHFDAAGARFRERLGGLVTELGSPDPERHVLSLVAWADGLMFSCVAGSFHAEVPGLQDVRSGLREILDGMLGG from the coding sequence ATGCCCCCCTCGACACCGGCCTCCGCGGCCCCCGCCACCCCCGCCGCCGCCTCCCGCGCCGACCTGGTCGCCGACGCCGCGCTGGCCCTGCTCGCCGAGCGCGGGATGCGCGGGCTGACGCACCGCGCGGTCGACGAGACGGCCGGGCTCCCGCAGGGCTCCACCTCCAACCTCGCCCGCACCCGGCAGGCCCTGCTCGAACTGGCGGTGCGGCGCCTGGCCGACCGGGAGGAACGGGTGCTGGCGCTGCACGAGATGCCGGACCCGCGCGCCGGCCTCGACTCCCTGGTGGACGCGCTGGCACTGGCGACGCACCGCGCGCTGACCCTCAACCGGGAGCTGACGCTGGCCCGCTACGAACTGGCCCTGGAGGCCACCCGCCGCCCCGAGCTGCGGGCCCACTTCGACGCCGCGGGCGCCCGATTCCGGGAGCGGCTGGGCGGTCTCGTCACGGAGCTGGGCTCGCCGGACCCGGAGCGCCACGTGCTCTCGCTGGTCGCCTGGGCGGACGGACTGATGTTCAGCTGCGTGGCCGGCAGCTTCCACGCCGAGGTGCCCGGCCTCCAGGACGTGCGGTCGGGACTGCGGGAGATCCTGGACGGCATGCTGGGCGGCTGA